From Actinomycetota bacterium:
CGGTCGTGGTCGCCAACGCCGCGAAGATGTCGGCGAGGTCGCGGAAGCGCTCGAGCTGGTCCTCGGCGCGGCGTGCTCCGAACGCGGCCAGTTCGGACGACAGCTCGATGTTCTCGGCGATCGCCTCGCCCTCGCCTTCCTGCGCGCCGAGCGCGTCGACGATCGCTGCCAGATCCTGGGGATCGATGGCCTCGAGGAAAGGTTCGAGCTCGGCGAGCACATCCTGGACCTCGGTGGGTTGGCGGGCGGCGACCACGACGTCGTCGCGCTCGAGGAACGGGGCTTGGCCGAAGCGCTCGTCGGGGAAGTCGATCTCGACCTGCTTCTCGCCCAGCAACGTCTTGGCGGTGACGACCAGCTCGATGTCCTGCGGGGCGGGCAGCCGGGGCTCGCCGTCGAGACGCAAGGTCGCGAACGCGGTCGCGTCCTCGTAGCGGATCGACTCGACACGGCCGATACGCACGCCCCGGACCTTGACGTCGGTGCCGCTGGTGAGTCCCGAGCCGGCGTGGCCGAGCTCGGCCTCGATCGTGTAGCTGCCGGCCGGGGGTGCCGCCGCGAGGTCGATCCCGAGGTAGAACAGCGCCAGCACGAGCACGGCTGAGGCCGTTCCCAAGATGCGCCGATGGATCGCCCGCTCCACGTCAGCCCGCGATCTTGATGGTCTCGCCACCGACGCTCCAGAAGATCAGCGACAGCACCATGTTCAGCACCACGACCGCCACGATGCTGGCGCGGATGGCGCGGCCGACCGCGGTACCGACGCCGGCGGGTCCTCCGGTCGCGTAGTAGCCGTAGTAGGTGTGGATGAGCACGACCACGATGGTGAAGAGGATGGCCTTGATGACGCTGTAGAAGATGTCGATCGGTGGCAGGAACAGGGCGAGCCTGGTGTCGTAGGCACCGGCTGACACCGTGAAGAACCCCGTGACGATAAGCCGGGTCGCCGCGAACGCCGAGAACAGGGCGAGGAGGTAGAGGAAGAACGTGGGGATGAGTGCGGCCCATATCCGCGTCGACACCAGGTAGGGGATGGTCGGCACGCCGATGACATCGGCGGCGTCGATCTCCTCCGAGATCCGCATCGCGCCGAGCTCGGCGGTGTAGCCCGCCCCGATCTTCGCCGCCAGCGCGACGCCGGCGATGAGCGGGGTGATCTCGCGCACGTTCGCCCACGAGCTGACGAGACCCACGTACGCCTGTGCCCCGATCTGCTCCAGCCCGGCGACCCCTTCGAGGCCCACCTGGGTCCCGGTGAAGAACGCGAGCGCCGCGATGACGAACATCATGCCGCCACCGATGATCCACGACCCGGCGCCCACCACGACGTCGGACATCTGCGGGATGATGACCGACCGCCACCACTTCAGCGCCAACGGCATGCCACCGAGGGCTTCACCCCAGAAGCGCAGCTGGTCCGCGACGCCCTCGAACCCCGAAAGGGGTCGCGACACCCGCCGCATGACCCGGTCGGTCAGCGGCGCGGTCTCGGCGGTGGCGGGGCCTGCGGTCAGTGCGGTGCCTCCCTCTAGTTCTTGGG
This genomic window contains:
- a CDS encoding MCE family protein, yielding MGTASAVLVLALFYLGIDLAAAPPAGSYTIEAELGHAGSGLTSGTDVKVRGVRIGRVESIRYEDATAFATLRLDGEPRLPAPQDIELVVTAKTLLGEKQVEIDFPDERFGQAPFLERDDVVVAARQPTEVQDVLAELEPFLEAIDPQDLAAIVDALGAQEGEGEAIAENIELSSELAAFGARRAEDQLERFRDLADIFAALATTTDDFNRFNAELERWATLLPDRQPAVRANLEALSSFAVGFAEFLEVEEATIDVVMRTGQAVGLVFDRQMEHLGEIVFGLYRYGFKLGRHGGDLNDGTEFGFFRIFLDGSELERQICEGIGPLAELVPACAELQGGAR
- a CDS encoding ABC transporter permease, coding for MRRVSRPLSGFEGVADQLRFWGEALGGMPLALKWWRSVIIPQMSDVVVGAGSWIIGGGMMFVIAALAFFTGTQVGLEGVAGLEQIGAQAYVGLVSSWANVREITPLIAGVALAAKIGAGYTAELGAMRISEEIDAADVIGVPTIPYLVSTRIWAALIPTFFLYLLALFSAFAATRLIVTGFFTVSAGAYDTRLALFLPPIDIFYSVIKAILFTIVVVLIHTYYGYYATGGPAGVGTAVGRAIRASIVAVVVLNMVLSLIFWSVGGETIKIAG